GCTCGCCAAAGGCATGGATTTCTCCTGGCCCCACCCAATGTCTAGCTGAACCGTGCAGATGGGCACAACATATGGCCACACCACCGCAGAGAGCCAAGCCGAGAAGACCACCGCACACCAAGCCCACCACTAGACGGGACTAGATGGTGGGATCCAGCCCACCGCCGTCTAGCTGACAGCCTCCACTGCGTCTCCCTAGAACCACCACCACAGCGTCGACCCGCAGAGGCGCAGATGACCGAGCGGGCCCGAAGCTCCAGGTAGCAGCTGCAGGGGCACCACCTCCGCGAGAGGAAGCACCCCCTCAGTAGCTGACCAACCGTGGCCGCGGCCGACAACGTCATCCCATGCATCATGCCGAAACCTCCGGTTGGCACGGCCTCAATCCACCGGCGCCGCAACGGGCCGCTGCAAACGAGGGCCACCACCCACTGCCACCTCCATATGCGAGAGGGCCACCATGCTAGGCCCCGCTGACCTTGCCGAGAAGCACCCCCGCAAAGGAAGGCCGCCGCCCTGCACAACCCGCCTCGCGCTGGTTAAGGGaagtcccgccgccgccggcaccgcgcaGGCTTTGCCCGACGGCGCACGCTTGCGGCGGCAAGGGAGGGAGGGGAaagggggagagggagggagggggcTAGGGTTTCGCCCCTAGGCCGCCGCGGGGGACAACCCATGGTATGGTTGTATCTCCCCAAGGTATCAAAATCTATCTTGTTTATATTGTAATTCTTATCGATTTTTTTATACATATTTAGAAGAatttctggtcaaataaaaaacaTGGAAAATGAGGGCACAGGTATTCAATACTGTTTGTGCCAAAAGCTTGTATACAATTGTGATGCTTGCTTGGAGAGACGTTATACTGGTGATGTTTCGTTTCGTAGCTCTGGGTATAAGATTTGATGATGGCCTTAAAGCTGGGATCGGGGCAACTTTGTTCTGTCAGCTGGCCGCTCGCCAATCCGAGAGAAAGATACGCGTTTTAAAGTCTGGGAAGAAATCCAGTTCGGAACAGAGAAGGCAAGTGATTCCGAGTAAGAGTAGAATTCGTTCATGCCATGTACCGATCGAGCACGCATGGCCTATATAAGTCGAGGAGCATAGCTCCCCGGTGCTGCATGTTCTCGGCGGACATGAAGAAAAGAATGAGGAGCAATAGGAAGCCGCAGCAGGGAACTATCCTTGATGAGCTTGTGTTCGAGATCTTAATCCGGCTGCCCGTGAAATCGCTGGTGAGGTTCAAGACCGTCAGCAAGGCCTGGCAGGCCACCATCTCCGACCCGTTCTTCATCCGTGCGCAGCTCGGCTGCTCCAAACAGCGACAGCGGCATGATCCGTGCTCGTTCCTCATCACCCCCCAGGTTTTACTCGAACCTGACTGCACCGCTGAGGATTATGGTGTCAAGGCCATGTCAACAGACATCCACTTCTACCGGTggaatctaagagagttcgactgcagcagcaccaccaccacgctCACCTGCAGGAGGCGCTTCCCGGACGGCGAGTTCGGGGCGGTGTCGCATCTGGCGCACTGCGACGGTCTGGTGCTGCTCCCCACCAGCACCAAGGCCTACGTCTTCAACCCGGCGACTGGGGATGTCCTTGCTCTGCCGGCGAGCCAGCGCAACATGCTGCGGAATGTCACGGCTCTTCCTGCTGGCCTCGGTCTCGATGCTTCCACCGGCAGATATAAGGTAGCGCGCTTCTTTTTCCGCGCCCGCAAGATCAAACGCTGGGAGATTGACACAATGGGGATGGAGGTATTCACCATTGGTGGCGGTGGTGAAGACGACAAGGACCCTTCTTGGAGAGAAACCCTGGTGCATCCACCCTACCCTGTCCACAGCGCGCAGACCGGCACCCACTGCAAGGGACATCTGCTCTTTTTCATCAATAAGCACAATCAGGAACAACCCCCAAATGGCCTGCTCCGTTTCAGCCTCCAAGACGAAACATTTGGTGTCACTCCGTTCCCTTCCAACATGGAGTCAGCGGTTGATGACGAAGATATTTTCGCCCAAGAGCTAGACGGGGAGCTATGCTGTAGTTACGTTTCCAAGTCTTCGCAACGGCTACTAATCTGGATGACAAGAGATGTTCAGGATCCACAATGGGGTTGCCGGTACGTAATCGATGTCCGAGATCACTGCCATCCGGTGGCCTCACGTGGCACCATGGCGGCGCTTGGCAGCGATGGGATTCTTTTAAGACGAGGCAGTTTTATCTTCCGTTACGACTTTGAAGTTAACGGGGTGAGAGAAGATGAAATCTTCGATATGAGTAGCCTAATATACTTTGGGCCCATCGAAGACACCGTGGGGCATGTGTGGAAAAATGTTGCCTGGTTCGACCTAATTAGTTACAGTGAAAGTCTTGTTccaattactcaagtgtacaGGCCTAGAATGTGATAATGGTCTTGAGCTGATGTCCACCTTTGTCTCTCCGGAGTCCGGACAACCCAAAATTTTACCAGAGCTTATCTGTGCGAGGCAGGAAGATCAGTTAGTGTTGGGTCTTGTTTTTTTACATTTAGA
This region of Lolium perenne isolate Kyuss_39 chromosome 2, Kyuss_2.0, whole genome shotgun sequence genomic DNA includes:
- the LOC127328590 gene encoding putative F-box protein At5g15660, with protein sequence MKKRMRSNRKPQQGTILDELVFEILIRLPVKSLVRFKTVSKAWQATISDPFFIRAQLGCSKQRQRHDPCSFLITPQVLLEPDCTAEDYGVKAMSTDIHFYRWNLREFDCSSTTTTLTCRRRFPDGEFGAVSHLAHCDGLVLLPTSTKAYVFNPATGDVLALPASQRNMLRNVTALPAGLGLDASTGRYKVARFFFRARKIKRWEIDTMGMEVFTIGGGGEDDKDPSWRETLVHPPYPVHSAQTGTHCKGHLLFFINKHNQEQPPNGLLRFSLQDETFGVTPFPSNMESAVDDEDIFAQELDGELCCSYVSKSSQRLLIWMTRDVQDPQWGCRYVIDVRDHCHPVASRGTMAALGSDGILLRRGSFIFRYDFEVNGVREDEIFDMSSLIYFGPIEDTVGHVWKNVAWFDLISYSESLVPITQVYRPRM